The genomic interval CCATGTTTTTGAAGGCGGATATGATTGGAGTTGTTAAGGAGATTTGGAAGGATATGATGGAGCGTGGGGTTGGACCGGATTTGGATTCGTATACGGTTTTGATACATGGGTTGTGTGAGAGGAAGAAGTGGAGGGAGGCTTGCGGTTATTttgttgagatgattgagaaGGGGTTTCTTCCTCAGAAAGTTACCTTTGAGACGCTTTATAGGGGTCTCATTCAGGCTGATATGTTGAGGACTTGGAGGAGGTTGAAGAAGAAGCTTGATGAAGAGTCCATTACATTTGGTTCAGAGTTtcaaaattatcatttaaagCCTTATAGGAGATGAGCTGCTAGTGTTTCACTCACATGAAGAGGTACTTTAGACTTTTTTTGgtcttaattatatatatttggtgTTTAGTTTTTGTATGTGTAGTGTTATTAGTTCCTTTGGTCTAGATGAATGGGTTATTTAGGTTAGTTTTCTTTAGAGGTACAAAAGATCTCTATGTTTATATCCCTaaatgctatgaaatgttgaaTGTCAACACTTGAGCAATTAGTTGTAGTGTTTAATAATTGAGCATTATTCTATTTGTTGTAACTTGTCATAAATATAGAATTGGTTTTTGTTGATCATAGGATGGATGATGGGTGGTTAGCTGGTGTTTCTTATTGTAAGAATTTGAAGACTTTAAGGTTGGTGTCTTGTAAGGTTATTGATGGTAATCCTGGATTGGAGGAACATTTGGGGTTTTGTATTGCACTTGAAAGGTTGCATTTTCAGAAATGTTAGTTAAGGGATAAGAATGCAATGGGAGCTTCTTTTTTGGTTTGTAGGGCTGCTAGGGATGTTGTTCTTCAGGATTGTTGGGGGTTGGATGACTGCATTTTCAGTTTGGCTGTTGTGTGCAGGTAATtagaaaattattgaaaattagaATTTGTTAGTAATGTTGCTGTTGagatttataaaattgtttgcTAGCTTGACCCGCGTTGGCAATCTAGATGTGTTTAGTTTTCCGTTTGACAATGGAAAAACACTCTTTTTTAGACACAAaatcagtgttgtcaaatagtggctatagcatagcggaatttgaacaaatcactATTGCACCGTGAtatgctatttagtacaaagtatTGTCAAATAGCTGCTATTGTGGTACTATAGCATTGTAGTGtaacaaaatttgaacaaattgttatgTTATGCAATCCTTTTGCAAGCATAAGTTACATTTGCCTCGAAGAAAGGGTCAAAATACTATTGTTGTCAACACATTTGTGGTCGTTAGATCAAGATTGGATAGATCGTAATCTGAATTTgtatttgaaatctgaatcAGAATACGAATTGTCTAATTTTGATCCAACGGTCAAATACATGCTACTGTGTTGACTGTTTTTTGACTTCAAACAACCTAGATTCCCATGAAACTCTATtgataattttgaatcaaatatatctTTGCATTTAGCTAAAATGTAAATCAAACATGCAATGCGAAACAAACTTGCCCCCTAGTTTGCACGTGCATAGAGAGAAACCTTAAAAGTTTATGGAGCGCAATAGGTAATTCTTGTTTTTAAGCACTGTGTACCCAGGTACATCACAGCTAGttgttaaaactaaaataataattaagaaatCATAAAACAATCGTACTAAAGTTATTATTCTATTATTAGTTTTTGAGTTTTCGATTGATTATGTTTGGTAGTTTATGTGCTCAAATGGGAGTTATTtagtttaataatataataattaaaaatacataaaaaaatcatactaaAGTTACTATGTTTTATTAGTTTGAGTTTTCGATTGATTATGCTTGGTGGTTTGTGTGCTCAAATGATATTAGCTGAAAGGCAGGTACTAACGAGCCCAtcttttagtttttcttttccacttcattgtatatatatattatcatataatattcattttaatttaattcgcTTGTTTCAGTTTCATTAAAGTTATGCTATATGAATTTATCTAAATTTCAGTTTCAAATTTCATGTTGTATGATTTTAAATTCACAAAAGAACTATATTGTTAGGGGTAAATTTGAACTGAAAAAGTCCAACCAATATTTGTAGTTACATTTGGGGTTTCCTTTATATTATGGTATAGATGAAAAGGAAAATGTTACAATCATGTTAAGGAAAATGTATAAAGGTTGTTTTGGTGTTCTTAGTTAACAAGCAAGCTATATGGAAGTGTGTCTAAATGAGTTACTTAATGGTTGTTGCTGCTCTGTTTCATTTTCAGGCGGGTAAAATTGTTCGACTTAGAAGGACGCTCATTGCTTACAACCGACAGTTTAGAATCTGTAATCGAATCCTGGAAGGAACTTGAGTGCCTTAGAGTTGTCTCttgtaaaaatataaaggatAGTGATATCTCTCCTGCGCTTGCAACGTTATTTACCACTCAAGGAATTGAAATGGAGGCCAGATACAAAACATCTTCTGCCATCAAGTCTTGCGGAGGTAAACATGGGAAAAAAAGGCAAGAAGTTTTTCAAGTAGACATGATGCTTGAACTTGCTATATACTGTCAGAATCTAGAAACAGATACTCACTTGACACAGTGAAACTTGTACCATTATGTAATCATCATGTAGTTATAATTTAGATGGTTAATTAGATATTGACAGTGGAAGATTATTGGAAATGAATTTGAAGCAATCAGCAGTCACTTGGTACTGATATTGACCATTGATGAAGATCAAACGGTTCGAATTCAGAGTGTCATAATTTGACTAAAGATACAATGCGAGTCATCCGAACTCTGTCTGACTGACTACAAAGGCTGCGAGAATTGTTGACAACAGTAAATCCAGCGAGATTATATGCATCCTTTGCGTAGAGATGTAATCCCTCAAGATTATTTGTTATTCACCTAGAGATGTAATTATGTTTACCTTAATTCAGTTCACCCCATGTTGAAAATGGATAACTTTTAGtcccaatatttttttattgttctttgATGTCTACCATTGAAATAAGGGACTAAATAAGAGATGTAATTTATGTGTAAGCATAACCCATTTCAGTAGGGTACCTTTGTTATTCAACACTTTCTTGTTGCTACTGCAGCAGTGATTTTtacgtttttttttcttcttattattcTTTTGGTCCAACCATGTTAGAAGCACTAGTCCTGCTGTTATCTTGGGTCTATGGTCcagttgattttttgttttttcttagCTCTCCAGTTCTCGTGGAAATGAGACCATGATAATCTAGATTTATAAGTAAAAGTTTTTCAAtgatttatctttaattaaaatttattaatcactTGAGTCCATCCCTTAATATATTTGAATGTCATTAACTTTGCAGTTTGCACACAGTATGCTTATTAATTACCACCCCTTCCCATGATAAACTTCCtttaaaatttgagaaaataataaatgaatgaataagtatcattatttttatcaattatcattaattttaatataaatacatattaaataaaacGAGTTAAAAGtgatgttaaaataaataaaaaaattattaatgtcataaaaagatgaaataatatgatttttaaatgtttttatttattaaaatattattaatatttaattaaaaataataataatagcattaaTGGAAATCAAGTGATCGAGCTCAATTGGTTAATGAGTTATACTTATGGATGAATTATTctcaagaattaaaaaaattaaattactagaGTTCATTTTTCTAAGAACTAAATAGTTATAACAATaatactaattggacaaaaGTTAGGGAGTGACTATTAAGAATGTACAAAGGACGAATTAAGTAAAAGTTGTATATGTTCTTTATTCGATTTTTACATTAGAACATGATGTatctaaatatcactagaaggggagTTGAATatgaattttgctgtttaaaaataattttctcgtgttttaaaaactatcttcTCAGAGAGGATGCAAACTCGAGGATGATTATTTAAACCTTCAAATTAGAGCTgaacaaaagaaagagaaaatgtaaagaatgacacacacaacttttatattggttcatccaatgaaagcTACGTCAAGTCCTtacacacttgtgagatttcactaatgttcaaactgATCATCTTTCACAGAggatgattacactttgtgtattctttagcttcaccaagcttacaatcaagtttcaactatttccaagtgtaacttaCTTCGAAATTGCAGAATGATATGAAtatgattgtttctcttttcttaaatacTTCCTAAAAGGATATTTCAAATATCTAATGTAAGATttatagaaagtatgaagagaggatggatattgctcttgatagctttgatatacttgatctttttatgtaATTGTGTTGTGTCTTTGATGATGAATAGCTTGCTGCCTTTTATAGAGGTCTTATGATGATCTTTCCATGTGACAAGCTTTATATGACCGTTGAAGACTTGATaaaaaagtccaaggtcttgCATCATATTTACAGAACTGTCATCGAGCTGTCCTTGGACAGACTCAATCCATTCTCGAGCAGGAGGATCAACTCCTTTGGAACTTGAACTTGATCTTGATTACATAACTCTTTGACTTTGTGGGCTACAACCTTTTCTGAAGCTTGAATGACTAATTCATTTTCACCTTTTGagagtgatgttgacaagagagaaagcCAACCTCAAGCACGTGGGTCAAGGCTCCTTCCTTCAAGACATGTGAAGgcttctatttttggcttgttttttGTTGCCTTTCTGTAGCTTGACTTCATATAGCTTTTCAATCATACAAGAATGATATATAGGTCTGCTAatagcctttgcacatgataGGATGAGTTGCTTTCAACATTTGGGAATGATGTGGACTTTATAGAACCGTCCTCCAACCTAATACTTCCATCCTCTTAgtcaaaagcacatattagtcattaaccataatcataatcctttaagtaattttgttatcattaaaatcatttgagagagattttgtctcaacagaacAAACCAATTTTATTGACTCGATTTCCACTcttaatccaatcaaattacatgattgtaattaaaaaaataatttaatggaCTAAAACCAAATTTTCTGCGTACTACACGAACTTAAAACAATAAATCCAAATTTGCAAGTGTGGGTctttaaaagaataaatgtagttaagttatatattttttaaacataatgAGTTTTCGCTAGtgagtaaaaatataaaattaatgggTAAAAAACAGCGGTCTATGTTATCTAAATTTTTTGGGACATGATAGGTAATCTAAGGATAAACTTGAACCCTATCGTTGCATACCAAAACGGATTAATGGACTAGGTCGGATTTTGTACATCCACAATGTCCAATCGACCTACCTCTCCGCTCGTGATATCGTAACATATATATAAGTATTTAACTCTAAAAAGATTTAGTTGAGTTGGATTTTAGAAGTTCATCAAGATATACCTCAACGATAAAATAGCAATATCCTCACATCGACAATAAAAATTGAACTTGAATATGAGTCAACTCTTTAACAACTGaatcaacttttttattttgttaaatagtatttaatccatctatatatatatatatatatatatatatatatatatatatatatatatatatttttagccCAAACTGAAAAAGTCCACTACGATATAGACCGGTTGTCTGTTTTGACATCTCTACTTTTAAGCACCCAAGATCTAACTTTTAAAACTTTATTCTTTCTTCTAACACTAGAAACacatattgaaagaaaaaaatcatacaCCATATTTTATGATCATTGATATTTCTAAACTACTATTCCATTCTCGGCTACTTCATGCATTCTGCATCTGACAAGTTTATTGACCATGTTAACataccttttttttataaaattattcaatatgAATTGTTAATTATTACAATGCAGCACTGCTCAAAGTTTGAACTGAACTTAAACCAGATTTACTAAAAAtactcttattcttcatattcTTCCTTACAGTTTCAACATCATTCCATCTTTCTGCTGAAGCATACACATTTGACAAAGCAATATAGTCTTCACTCTTATGATCAAATTCTGTGTAATTCTTTTCTTTAAACTGTAGAAGAAACTTTCCCAACTTCTCTCCCATCACAACATCTCCATGAATCTTACAAGCACTGAGCAAGCTCCTCCACATCACATAATCAGGACTAATCGACATCCCCATGATAAAATCATAAGCCTCCTTCAACTTTCCAGCTCTTCCAAGAAGATCAACAACACAACCATAATGTTGTATCCGAGGCACCACACCGAATTTCCCTTCCATATCACGAAACAATTGAAGCCCTTCTTCAACGAGCCCCGCGTGACAACAAGCCGATAACAAGCTTGTAAAAGTCGTTTCGTTCGGCCTCACACCATCACCTCCCATCTTATACAAAACCTCCAATGCCTCTTTGCCTCTTCCATGAATAGCAAGCCCGGTAGTCATCGCGGTCCAAGTCAAAACATTCTTTCGTTCCATTCGCCAGAAAACAGACAAAGCACTCTCAAGACACCCGCATTTCGAGTACATATCAACAAGTCCAGTCCCTATAAAAACATCATCTTCAACCTTACACAACGTCTTCACCGCAAACCCGTGTACGCAAGCACCAATTTCCATGATTCCCAATTGAGAAGCCACAGAAAGCAAACAAACCACGGTAGTATCATTCGGTCTACAAATCATTAACATGTCCTTAAACAAACACATCCCATTgacaatattttttctattttcatctTTTAAGGAACAATAACCAGTTATCATGGCATTCCACGAGACGACGTTTCTCTCgggcatttcatcaaacaccttacGTGCTGATTTAATATCTCCATTGTtagaataaaaatgaattaacgTAGTTGGAACTAAAACATTGGAACAAAATCCTAGTTTTATGATGAGGGTATGTAGTTGTGTGCCTAGTTTTAACGTTGGATATGAAGGGGAACGGGCACAAGCTCCAAGGATGAAATTGAAAGTGTGATGGTCGAAATGAATGAGTTTTTTTATGAAGTGGGTTTTGAAAATGTGAATTGAGTGGTTAAGGGGGGTGCATTTAACAAAAGTGTTGAAGAGGAGTAAGTGTGGGGTGTGAAAGTGATGGAAAATGGAATAGAGAATGTTAGAGTTTGGTGAAATTAAAGAGTAATGGTTGATTAATTTGGCGAAAAAAATGGGATATTTGAAACCGTTTATTATTAGTTGGGAGTGGATTTGttttatgttgttgttgtttgttgGTTTGGGCAAAGAATTTAAGAGTGAAATGCATTTGAGTCTTGGAATTGTTGTTGGCATGAGGTGAATTGTGTGTATAAGCTctcaagaaagaaaaaaaggaatgGGTTTTGCGAGTTTAAAAGTTCACTCTCTTTTCAAGCTGTGTCTTGCACTTGTTCGGTGTTAATGGGCACACGATATATATATTAGAACTTTAATTCCATTGTATCTATAAATGGGTTAAATACTattcaataaaataagaaggtttCTGAAAAAGGTTGATTCAGTTAATAAAGAGTTGACTCATATTCAAGTTCAATTTTCATTGTCGATgtgagaatatttttattttaacgtTGAGGTATGTCTTGATGAAATTCTAAAATCCAACTCAACTAATTCTTTTTTAGAGTTAAATACTTAAATATACGTACGACAATTATTAGTTATTACATATCATAAGCGAAGAGGTAGGTCTATTGTGGATACTCTGGGTGTACAAAATCTGACCTAGTCCATTAATCCGTTTTGGTACGCAACGTTAGGGTCAAGTCCGACCTTAACctggaaaaaaaatagaaatataaatagatGATaagacaataattaatttatccctagATTACCTATCATGTCctaaaaaatttagataacaAAGATTTTAcccattaattttatatttttacttgcCAACGAAAACTCATtatgtttaaaacaaaaaataattttaactacatttattttttaaaaggccCACAATTGTAAATTGGGAGTTGTTGTGTTTTAAGTTCGTATAATACACAAGAAGTTTAGTTTTAGtccatataaattatttttttaattacaaccATGtaatttgattggattaagAGTTGAAATCGAGTCAATAAAATTGGTTCGTTCTAATGTAAAGGTCAAATAAATAACATATACAACTTTGCTTAGTTAGTCATTTGTATATACCTAGTGGATATTGTCATATGTGTGACAAGTCTTTGAATAACTTCTTGTCCAATTGTTATAACTATTTGGTTCTTTGAAAAATGCACTCTtgtaatttagaatttttagatTCTTTAGAACAATTTATccataattaaaattcattaattacTTGAATTCAAACTTAATTACcattaatgttgttgttgttattattattattattaataattaaatattagtgatattttaacaaagaaaaacatttaaaaatcataatatttcatctttttatgacattaattattttttttaattttcttttaaatattttaatatcactTTTAGCTcgttatatttaatatgtatttatattaaaaattaacattaataattaataaaaataatgatactttgttcattcatttattattttctcaaattttaaaggaagcttttcttaaattttaaagGAAGTTTATCATGGGAAGGGGTGGTAATTAATAAGCACATTGTGCAAACTGCAAAATTAATggcattcaaataaattaagtaGTGGACTCAACTAGTTAATGAACTTTAATTAAAGATAATTCATTGAAAGAACGCATTTAAATTTTGAcctaaacaatttttttaactagaCTTTACTTGTAAATTCATGGTCTCATTTCCATGAGAACCGGAGAGCtaagaaaaaagaaatcaaaTGGACCATAGACCCAAGACAACAACGGGACTAGTGCTTCTAACATGGTTGGACCAAAAGaataataagagaaaaaaaacgTAAAAACCACTGCTGCAGTAGCAACAAGAAAGTGTTGTATAACAAAGGTACCCTACTGAAATGGGTTATGCTTACACATAAATTACATCTCTTATTTAGTCCCTTATTTCAATGGTAGACATCAaagaaccaaaaaaaaaatgttgggacTAAAAGTTATCCATTTTCAACATGAGGTGAACTGGATTAAGCTAAAAATAATTACATCTCTAGGTGAATATAATAATCTCGAGGGATTACATCTCTACGCAAAGGATACATATAATCTCGCTGGATTTACTGTAGTCAACAATTCTCGCAGCCTTTGTAGTCAGTCAGAGAGAAATCGGATCGGATGACTCGCATTGTATCTTTAGTCAAATTATGACACTCTGAATTTGAACCGTTTGATCTTCATCAATGGTGACTGCTGATTgcttcaaattcattttcaatAATCTTCCACTGTCAATATCTAATTAACCATCTAAATTATAACTACATGATGATTACATAATGGTACAAGTTTCACTGTGTTAAGTGAGTATCTGTTTCTAGATTCTGACAGTATATAGCAAGTTCAAGCATCATGTCTACTTGAAAAACTTACCGCCTTTTTTCCCCATGTTTACCTCCGCAAGACTTGATGGCAGAAGATGTTTTGTATCTGGCCTCCATTTCAATTCTTTGAGAGTGGTAAATAACGTTGCGAGCGCAGAAGAGATATCACTatcctttatatttttacaaGAGACAACTCTAAGACACTCAAGTTCCTTCCAGGATTCGATTACAGATTCTAAACCTTCGGTTGTAAGCAATGAGCATCCTTCTAAGTCGAACAATTTTACCCGCCTGAAAATGAAACAGAGCAGCAACAACCATTAAGTAACTCATTTAGACACACTTCCGTATAGCTTGCTTGTTAACTAAGAATACCAAAACAACCTTTATAAATTTGCCTTAACATGATTGTAACATTTTCCTTTTCATCTATGCCATAATATAAAGGAAACTCCAAATGTAACTACAAATATTGCTTGGACTTTTTCAGTTCAAATTTACCCCTAACAATATAATTCTTTTGTGAATTTAAAACCATATAACATGAATATTGAAACTGAAATTTAGATAAGTTcatataacataaattttatgaaactGAAACaagcaaattaaattaaaatgaatattatatgataaaatatatatacaatgaagcggaaaagaaaatctaaaagaTGGCTCGTTAGTGCCTATCTTTCAGCTAATATCGTTTGAGCACACAAACTACCAAGCATAATCAGTCGAAAACTCAAACTAATAAAACGTAATAACTttagtatgatttttttaatgtatttttaattattatatttttaaactaaataacTCCCATTTGAGCACATAAACTACCAAACATAATCAATAGAAAACTCAAAAACCAATAATAGAATAATAACTTTAGTATGATTGTTTTATGtattcttaattattattttagttttaaaaactaGCACTGATGTACCTGGGTACACAGTGCTTAAAAACAAGAATTACTTATTGCTCTCTGTCAAAATCTGTTTCTgtttaatatccctcaagtatagggattcagttatatatggttgtttagtaatctagtatatatatatatatatatatcagatGTATTGCCAACATAATTCAATtcaatcaatatattttactataattcTTGAGATGGTACTAGAGCTCTCGATCTTGAGAGTCTTACTTCCGCATAAACCCTAGCCGCCTTTATTGTGGTAAACTTGAGCCATCGTCATTGTGGCTCTTTGTTGCCTTCATTGCAGTCTGGAATGGTCTTGTCACTACATC from Cicer arietinum cultivar CDC Frontier isolate Library 1 chromosome 5, Cicar.CDCFrontier_v2.0, whole genome shotgun sequence carries:
- the LOC105851363 gene encoding F-box protein At5g07670-like; the protein is MDDGWLAGVSYCKNLKTLRLVSCKVIDGNPGLEEHLGFCIALERAARDVVLQDCWGLDDCIFSLAVVCRRVKLFDLEGRSLLTTDSLESVIESWKELECLRVVSCKNIKDSDISPALATLFTTQGIEMEARYKTSSAIKSCGGKHGKKRQEVFQVDMMLELAIYCQNLETDTHLTQ
- the LOC101507282 gene encoding pentatricopeptide repeat-containing protein At3g18970; amino-acid sequence: MPTTIPRLKCISLLNSLPKPTNNNNIKQIHSQLIINGFKYPIFFAKLINHYSLISPNSNILYSIFHHFHTPHLLLFNTFVKCTPLNHSIHIFKTHFIKKLIHFDHHTFNFILGACARSPSYPTLKLGTQLHTLIIKLGFCSNVLVPTTLIHFYSNNGDIKSARKVFDEMPERNVVSWNAMITGYCSLKDENRKNIVNGMCLFKDMLMICRPNDTTVVCLLSVASQLGIMEIGACVHGFAVKTLCKVEDDVFIGTGLVDMYSKCGCLESALSVFWRMERKNVLTWTAMTTGLAIHGRGKEALEVLYKMGGDGVRPNETTFTSLLSACCHAGLVEEGLQLFRDMEGKFGVVPRIQHYGCVVDLLGRAGKLKEAYDFIMGMSISPDYVMWRSLLSACKIHGDVVMGEKLGKFLLQFKEKNYTEFDHKSEDYIALSNVYASAERWNDVETVRKNMKNKSIFSKSGLSSVQTLSSAAL